A genomic segment from Lignipirellula cremea encodes:
- a CDS encoding transposase — translation MILSEVFARFEKEGPIPVMTKAALGAALTPDRLDQIFADHAVSQRVSELSFSVLVNLMGMVVAKTRKSTNAAYQACKQDISVSVNSVYDKLNGVEPLVSAALVRETATLFRELIEPMNSARPSLLPGYRVRILDGNHPGATQHRIQELRTIAAGPLPGVVLAVLDPQLGLIDDVELAEDGHAQERSLLIELINRLVPGEVWVADRNFCTSVFLQEIALNEAFFVIRQHAANVRWKPTGDRVLRGESETGQVFEQSILITDDFGAKLPARRISVELFQSGRGGEQEIHILSNLPADVDAVTISDTYRTRWSIEAAFNELRLSLNNEINTLGYPPAALFGFSLGLVIFNALAVVKAALRAAHGVEKIEKNFSFYYMADEMSMVWRGMMIAIPEDEWREALSPLTLKQLSKMLVELAGNVRLSAFQKHKRGPKRPPPKRTKRNDQPHVSTAKILAKRKKC, via the coding sequence ATGATTCTCAGCGAGGTGTTTGCGCGGTTTGAAAAGGAGGGTCCCATCCCCGTCATGACCAAAGCGGCGCTCGGTGCGGCCTTGACGCCGGATCGGTTGGATCAGATCTTCGCCGACCATGCTGTGTCGCAACGGGTGTCGGAATTGTCGTTTTCGGTGTTGGTCAATTTGATGGGCATGGTGGTCGCCAAAACTCGCAAAAGCACCAACGCCGCTTATCAAGCTTGCAAGCAAGATATCTCCGTCTCCGTGAACAGCGTCTATGACAAACTCAACGGCGTTGAGCCGCTGGTGTCCGCCGCGTTGGTGCGCGAGACGGCGACGCTGTTTCGGGAACTGATCGAGCCGATGAACAGCGCCCGTCCCAGCCTGTTGCCCGGTTATCGCGTGCGCATCCTGGACGGCAATCATCCCGGCGCCACGCAGCATCGCATCCAGGAGTTACGGACCATCGCCGCCGGTCCTTTGCCAGGCGTGGTGCTGGCGGTGCTCGACCCCCAACTCGGTCTCATCGACGATGTGGAACTGGCGGAAGACGGCCATGCGCAAGAGCGTTCGCTGCTGATCGAGTTGATCAATCGCTTGGTGCCAGGCGAGGTGTGGGTCGCCGATCGCAATTTCTGCACGTCGGTGTTCCTCCAAGAGATCGCCTTGAATGAAGCGTTTTTCGTCATTCGGCAACACGCCGCGAATGTCCGCTGGAAGCCCACGGGAGACCGTGTTTTACGGGGCGAAAGCGAAACGGGCCAAGTCTTCGAGCAGTCCATTCTGATCACCGACGACTTTGGCGCCAAGCTGCCGGCTCGCCGCATCAGCGTCGAATTGTTCCAATCGGGCCGTGGCGGAGAACAGGAGATTCACATCCTTTCCAATCTGCCGGCGGACGTCGACGCAGTGACAATCTCTGACACATACCGCACGCGCTGGAGCATTGAAGCCGCCTTCAACGAACTGCGACTGTCGCTCAACAACGAGATCAACACGCTGGGCTATCCGCCGGCGGCGTTATTCGGTTTTAGCCTGGGACTGGTGATTTTCAATGCGTTGGCTGTAGTGAAAGCCGCGCTGCGGGCGGCGCACGGCGTGGAAAAGATTGAGAAGAATTTTTCCTTCTACTACATGGCGGATGAAATGAGCATGGTGTGGCGCGGCATGATGATCGCCATCCCGGAAGATGAATGGCGCGAAGCGCTGTCGCCTTTGACGCTGAAACAGTTATCAAAAATGTTAGTGGAGTTGGCGGGGAACGTGCGTCTATCCGCCTTTCAGAAACACAAACGCGGCCCAAAACGCCCGCCGCCGAAGCGAACCAAACGGAACGACCAACCCCACGTTTCCACCGCCAAAATTCTTGCTAAACGCAAGAAGTGCTAG
- a CDS encoding HNH endonuclease signature motif containing protein: MLKRHSPQQSIVQKTPVSAPRPPNSPGPAECAFAVPTDRFVNSHYDIDDNTILDKEHYGETNPKILLFATHWWKGYYAGKTRYSPAQIARNLYEAISDSGLTPKTREEILQVGDFPTVSGHADAHAALSQASRIGMDLLRETRNNIAIEVFTAGMGAQSILFAATYADELAKAAQGLRNSYKSRAGFYAYRFAAKVDDATRATNLSIYAKRAGVGDGIFKGWVDAYANAINSNRKNLAWDQIITQFLTEGQQRLIRQYARRHGLINDIEKVRFFGPLNKRYLDFSKVAYELVEPGTSIRTRTVQLPKKWNGIDLWKGDRKRHFQYLDQKYFPGVGRPAGYTWHHMPFSGKMQLVPTGLHNALPHYGGMSPGRWGYTGG; the protein is encoded by the coding sequence GTGCTGAAACGCCATTCTCCCCAGCAGTCAATTGTGCAGAAAACCCCGGTCAGCGCGCCCCGTCCCCCAAACAGCCCAGGTCCCGCAGAGTGCGCGTTTGCCGTGCCCACGGACCGCTTCGTAAACTCGCATTACGACATCGACGACAACACAATTCTGGATAAAGAGCATTACGGCGAGACCAATCCCAAGATACTGCTTTTTGCAACGCACTGGTGGAAAGGATACTACGCTGGAAAGACTCGCTACAGCCCTGCTCAGATCGCTCGGAACCTTTACGAGGCGATCAGCGACTCGGGCCTAACGCCAAAAACTCGCGAAGAGATACTTCAGGTCGGCGACTTCCCGACAGTTTCGGGCCACGCCGATGCGCATGCTGCGCTCTCGCAGGCAAGTCGCATTGGCATGGACTTGCTGCGCGAGACCCGCAACAACATCGCAATCGAAGTTTTCACCGCAGGGATGGGCGCCCAGTCGATCTTGTTCGCAGCCACTTATGCGGATGAACTCGCGAAGGCGGCGCAGGGCCTCCGCAACAGCTACAAGAGCCGCGCCGGATTTTATGCATATCGCTTTGCAGCAAAAGTCGATGACGCAACGCGTGCGACGAACCTCTCGATCTATGCCAAGCGTGCAGGCGTAGGTGACGGTATATTCAAGGGTTGGGTAGACGCATACGCAAACGCAATTAACAGCAATCGTAAAAACTTGGCATGGGATCAGATCATAACTCAGTTTCTTACTGAGGGTCAACAACGTCTAATCAGACAATACGCTCGTCGACACGGCTTAATCAATGACATCGAGAAAGTAAGATTTTTCGGCCCCTTGAACAAACGCTACTTGGATTTCAGTAAGGTAGCATATGAGCTTGTTGAGCCCGGTACTTCCATCAGGACTAGAACGGTCCAGCTTCCGAAGAAGTGGAACGGAATAGACCTCTGGAAGGGCGATCGCAAAAGGCATTTTCAGTATCTCGACCAAAAGTACTTTCCGGGTGTGGGGCGCCCTGCCGGCTACACTTGGCATCACATGCCATTTAGTGGTAAAATGCAGCTTGTTCCGACCGGTCTCCACAACGCGTTGCCCCACTACGGAGGAATGAGCCCTGGTCGTTGGGGGTACACTGGCGGTTAA
- a CDS encoding SMI1/KNR4 family protein — translation MIDFHDLQYEPDSFAGPFSEERLNGFVSWWNAGNLDYKLRFEDEYIEHMRCFHGGSPTRNVLRLPSGKSYAITLFYNWLASENESRQAEFGAACIWTVESTRLADGDGFYLFPFAELNTGDILCFDLRSREKPSVVVWSRNSRRSHSATELVATSFMAFLKMLENPPARQVDEFKEVDPDVQQAARKMLQGIWNLKSGSFEGLDFPQQFGAGTKIDFKEPHLTIISPTRKKLRFTYEFDPSSEPYELYANEGEISVCGWFVRFLGTELELATMDPGEPGAPTWAGFPSTGQPQATAIFVKQT, via the coding sequence ATGATTGATTTTCATGATCTTCAGTATGAACCTGATTCCTTCGCCGGCCCATTTTCCGAAGAGAGACTCAATGGTTTCGTTTCATGGTGGAACGCGGGCAACTTGGATTACAAGCTCCGGTTCGAGGATGAATATATTGAACACATGCGATGTTTTCATGGCGGATCGCCTACAAGAAACGTGCTGCGACTTCCGTCGGGCAAGTCCTACGCAATTACTCTGTTTTACAATTGGCTAGCAAGCGAAAACGAAAGCAGGCAAGCCGAGTTTGGAGCCGCTTGCATATGGACGGTGGAGAGCACTCGACTGGCCGATGGGGACGGGTTTTATCTTTTTCCGTTCGCCGAACTCAACACGGGGGACATTCTTTGCTTTGATCTAAGAAGTCGGGAAAAACCTTCGGTTGTAGTGTGGTCTCGAAATTCACGTAGGTCTCACTCTGCCACCGAACTCGTCGCTACTAGTTTCATGGCGTTTCTTAAAATGCTTGAGAATCCCCCGGCACGTCAAGTTGACGAGTTCAAAGAGGTTGACCCTGATGTGCAACAAGCAGCTCGCAAGATGCTCCAAGGGATCTGGAATTTAAAGTCGGGCTCATTTGAAGGGCTGGACTTCCCCCAACAGTTTGGCGCCGGAACCAAGATCGATTTCAAGGAACCGCATTTGACCATCATCTCCCCTACTCGAAAAAAATTGCGATTCACCTACGAATTTGACCCGTCGTCGGAACCGTACGAATTGTACGCAAATGAGGGCGAGATCTCCGTCTGCGGTTGGTTCGTACGATTTTTGGGCACCGAGCTCGAACTGGCAACCATGGATCCCGGCGAACCCGGTGCTCCAACCTGGGCCGGATTTCCTAGCACGGGCCAACCGCAAGCCACAGCAATTTTTGTTAAACAAACGTAA
- a CDS encoding IS4 family transposase, with amino-acid sequence MSGITIRPAQCTFNFGDCVTAFLTQPGLPFASILAAERIRRVFALHGGLFGRIYSTAIVLWAFLGQVLRDGKEASCQSAVSRISSHCLLTRGVGVDPDTRDYCRARAKLPEGALRQLTGEIASNSEQEIDAKFLFKNRHAKLIDGSTFTMADTRANQEAYPQHASQQPGIGFPIARFVVVVSLATACVIDAAIAKFQGKETGETALLRQLLHCFAAGDVAVADRFYGNYWVVAFLTLQGVDVCFRKHQKRPTDFRRGRRIGYKDHLLTWSRPDRPEWMSEELYAQMPLTIRLREIQYVVERAGRKQSPFVVITTLFQEQGEQEFTSDEIADFYGFRWHAELDLRSIKTHMNLRHLRCKTPAMVHRQFWTTLIAYNAIRLTACCSATLSGVPPRRISFARTCEYVLAGWELLSGVASIPAHALLQYSEERLMQIARCLVGNRPGRYEPRVLKKRQTNYGLMVQPRAVLKERLAHGDNSFETK; translated from the coding sequence ATGTCTGGTATAACCATTCGTCCGGCACAATGCACCTTTAATTTTGGCGATTGTGTTACCGCCTTTCTCACCCAGCCGGGCTTGCCGTTCGCTTCGATTCTTGCCGCGGAACGTATTCGCCGCGTGTTTGCTCTGCACGGCGGGTTGTTCGGACGAATCTACTCCACCGCAATCGTGCTCTGGGCGTTTCTGGGCCAGGTCTTGCGCGACGGCAAAGAAGCCAGCTGCCAGTCCGCCGTATCGCGAATCAGCAGCCACTGTCTGCTCACCCGTGGAGTCGGCGTCGATCCGGACACGCGCGACTATTGCCGCGCCCGGGCCAAACTGCCCGAAGGGGCGCTGCGGCAACTGACGGGTGAAATTGCCAGCAACAGTGAGCAGGAAATCGACGCCAAATTCTTGTTCAAGAATCGCCACGCGAAACTGATCGACGGCTCGACGTTCACGATGGCCGACACGCGAGCGAACCAGGAGGCGTATCCCCAGCACGCGTCGCAACAGCCGGGCATCGGCTTCCCGATCGCCCGCTTTGTGGTGGTCGTGTCGCTGGCGACCGCGTGCGTGATCGACGCCGCCATCGCCAAGTTTCAAGGGAAAGAAACAGGCGAAACGGCCTTGCTGCGGCAGTTGCTGCACTGCTTCGCCGCGGGCGACGTCGCCGTGGCCGACCGGTTCTATGGCAATTACTGGGTGGTCGCCTTCTTGACGTTGCAAGGCGTCGACGTCTGCTTTCGCAAACATCAAAAACGTCCTACGGATTTCCGACGCGGACGACGGATAGGATACAAAGATCATCTCCTTACCTGGAGCCGCCCCGATCGTCCCGAATGGATGAGTGAAGAACTCTACGCGCAGATGCCATTAACGATACGGTTGCGAGAAATTCAGTATGTCGTTGAGAGAGCCGGCAGAAAACAGTCGCCCTTTGTCGTGATCACGACGTTGTTCCAGGAGCAGGGCGAGCAGGAATTCACCTCTGACGAGATCGCCGATTTCTACGGATTCCGCTGGCATGCGGAGCTCGATCTGCGATCGATCAAAACGCACATGAACCTGCGTCACTTGCGTTGCAAGACGCCGGCGATGGTGCATCGGCAGTTCTGGACGACGCTGATCGCTTACAACGCGATCCGGCTGACGGCCTGCTGTAGTGCGACGCTGTCTGGCGTACCTCCGCGCCGGATCAGCTTCGCCAGGACGTGTGAGTATGTACTGGCCGGCTGGGAACTGCTGTCCGGCGTCGCCTCGATTCCGGCGCACGCCCTACTGCAGTACAGCGAGGAACGGCTCATGCAAATTGCCCGCTGCCTGGTCGGCAACCGTCCCGGCCGATACGAACCCCGCGTGCTGAAAAAGCGACAAACCAACTATGGCCTCATGGTCCAGCCAAGAGCCGTCCTGAAAGAAAGACTCGCCCATGGCGATAACTCGTTTGAGACGAAGTGA
- a CDS encoding transposase translates to MSQERFQKAEGLHLREDAYVQERAIVLDTLGDVQKDELWIADRNFCTSAVLHQIDVSGAAFIIRKHAQNVRFHVLGDERKIGETSTGVVYEQAIGIEDDFDSTLVGRRIRVALHEPTASGDTEIVLFSNLPCSATALDISDAYRKRWDIETTFNHMDRMFSGEIKALGSPRAALLAFSVAAIAFNTMSVVMSALRVEHGTQKVDEEVSIFHIGVNVQSDWSAAAMVGDAEDWEQRFSTMSARSMSQELRRIACGIDLTRLPLHRRGPKKPQPKRKASAKQPHVSTARLLDQAKSSKGKTP, encoded by the coding sequence ATCAGCCAAGAGCGATTTCAGAAGGCTGAAGGGTTACATCTGCGTGAGGACGCCTATGTCCAGGAGCGAGCGATCGTGCTGGACACACTGGGCGACGTGCAAAAAGACGAGTTGTGGATCGCCGACAGGAACTTTTGCACGAGCGCCGTCCTGCACCAGATCGACGTGTCCGGCGCAGCATTCATCATTCGCAAACATGCTCAAAATGTTCGCTTTCATGTTCTTGGCGATGAGCGCAAGATTGGGGAAACCTCAACAGGCGTGGTGTACGAACAAGCGATCGGCATCGAAGATGATTTCGACAGCACCCTTGTCGGGCGTCGCATCCGCGTGGCGCTGCACGAACCGACCGCCAGCGGCGACACGGAAATCGTATTGTTTTCCAATCTTCCTTGTTCGGCGACGGCGCTGGATATTTCGGATGCCTATCGTAAACGCTGGGATATTGAAACCACCTTCAATCACATGGATCGCATGTTTTCAGGTGAGATCAAAGCGCTGGGCTCCCCGCGAGCGGCGTTGCTGGCGTTCAGTGTGGCGGCGATTGCATTCAATACCATGAGCGTTGTGATGTCCGCGTTGCGCGTCGAACATGGAACGCAGAAAGTCGACGAAGAAGTATCGATCTTTCACATTGGCGTGAACGTGCAAAGCGACTGGAGCGCTGCTGCGATGGTAGGCGACGCCGAGGACTGGGAGCAGCGTTTCTCTACAATGAGCGCCAGATCCATGTCGCAGGAACTGAGGCGAATCGCCTGCGGCATCGATCTGACCCGCCTGCCGCTGCATCGACGCGGCCCCAAGAAACCACAGCCGAAACGAAAGGCCTCCGCCAAACAACCTCACGTATCAACCGCCCGCCTGTTAGACCAGGCAAAATCGTCCAAAGGCAAAACACCTTGA
- the tnpC gene encoding IS66 family transposase — protein sequence MDASLSNDDGLVDAAFLEKVLRGRLSEAEARTFAAAGAEIIAFTMLALTQRVAGQQAAGPNTPSAAVPPYAKPTASPRKGQRRRGGQKGHPGVTRPPLPEPDRRRELQLDCCPECQGKLQRTGDTRTRRSEDIPDGLKPVITEDILHRDYCPTCKKRVEPKPPDVLPNCTLGNRTLVLSAVLHYLQGLTISQIVDTFNFHLRMKVTPGGLMQMWHRLATLLFAWYVQIQAECLDSARLNADETGWRVQGKTHWLWCFAGPDATFYMIDRSRGSPALQKFFTKAFEGVLITDFWSPYDAIVCADKQKCWPHLLRDMASVDEKHAGDKVWQSFARRVISVYREAKKLHAAKATTAAVDYDIAAMRLESRLATIAGEAWNHPDAARLAKRLAKYGDQLLTFLWHDEIPSDNNHGERQIRPAVMIRKNSYGNHSDRGMLTQSVLMTIFRTLKLRNQQPLETILEALANYAKTGKIPPLPQKAE from the coding sequence ATGGACGCTTCCCTTTCTAACGACGATGGCCTGGTGGACGCCGCCTTTTTGGAGAAGGTGCTGCGTGGGCGGTTGAGTGAGGCTGAGGCTCGAACGTTTGCTGCGGCCGGGGCCGAGATTATCGCCTTTACCATGCTGGCGCTTACGCAGCGGGTCGCTGGTCAGCAGGCGGCCGGGCCGAACACGCCGTCGGCCGCCGTTCCGCCGTACGCCAAGCCGACCGCTTCGCCCAGGAAAGGTCAGCGGCGACGCGGCGGACAAAAAGGACATCCCGGCGTCACCCGACCGCCGCTTCCTGAGCCGGATCGGCGCCGCGAACTCCAACTCGATTGTTGCCCTGAGTGCCAGGGCAAGCTGCAGCGAACAGGCGACACTCGCACGCGCCGCAGCGAAGACATTCCCGACGGCCTCAAGCCGGTCATTACGGAAGACATCCTGCATCGCGACTATTGCCCGACCTGCAAGAAACGCGTCGAGCCCAAGCCGCCCGACGTCCTGCCGAACTGCACGCTCGGCAATCGCACGCTGGTCCTGTCGGCCGTGCTCCATTACCTGCAGGGACTGACGATCAGCCAGATTGTCGACACCTTCAACTTCCATCTGCGAATGAAGGTCACGCCGGGCGGGCTCATGCAGATGTGGCATCGGCTGGCGACTCTGCTGTTCGCCTGGTACGTGCAGATTCAAGCCGAATGTCTCGACTCGGCCCGGCTCAACGCCGACGAAACCGGCTGGCGAGTGCAAGGCAAGACGCATTGGCTGTGGTGCTTCGCCGGGCCGGATGCGACTTTCTATATGATCGATCGCAGTCGCGGTTCGCCGGCGTTACAAAAGTTTTTTACCAAAGCCTTCGAAGGCGTCCTCATTACCGACTTCTGGTCGCCGTACGATGCGATCGTCTGCGCCGACAAACAGAAGTGCTGGCCGCACCTGCTGCGCGACATGGCGAGCGTCGACGAAAAACACGCCGGTGACAAGGTCTGGCAGTCGTTCGCGCGGCGAGTGATCAGCGTCTATCGCGAAGCGAAGAAACTGCACGCCGCCAAGGCGACAACGGCTGCGGTCGACTACGACATCGCCGCGATGCGATTAGAAAGCCGACTGGCGACCATCGCCGGCGAAGCCTGGAACCACCCCGACGCGGCCCGCCTCGCCAAACGCCTGGCGAAGTACGGCGACCAGCTGCTGACCTTTTTATGGCACGACGAGATCCCCTCGGACAACAACCACGGCGAGCGTCAGATTCGTCCGGCGGTGATGATCCGCAAGAACAGTTACGGCAACCACAGCGACCGCGGCATGCTCACCCAATCGGTACTGATGACGATCTTCCGTACCCTCAAACTGCGAAATCAACAACCGCTCGAAACGATCCTCGAAGCCCTCGCGAACTACGCCAAAACCGGAAAAATCCCGCCCCTGCCGCAGAAGGCTGAATAG
- a CDS encoding site-specific integrase, which yields MSELRRRMTEDLQLRGLSERTQEAYLRAVRKLAEHFRTPPDRLSEEQVRQYLLYLKNDCGFAPGSMRVAVSGVKFFYHFTAPRAWATLCNIRIPPQKTLPDVLSRPEVRQLLAAVRTRHNRAYLWTVYACGLRLNEGLHLQVADLDSQRMMLHVHRGKGAKDRFILLPQELLAMLRRYWLEHRNPRWLFPALGRGRNQGGVADKPMAEASVQGAWKRVVDQSGLAKSVSIHTLRHSYASHLIEAGVGLRRVQQLLGHSSLQTTARYLHVTEPGGEHTRQIIDQLMQGVGAALDAGA from the coding sequence ATGAGCGAGTTGCGACGGCGGATGACGGAAGACCTGCAGCTGCGGGGCTTGAGCGAACGCACCCAGGAGGCGTATCTGCGGGCGGTGCGGAAGTTGGCGGAACACTTTCGCACGCCGCCGGATCGGCTGAGCGAGGAGCAGGTGCGGCAGTATTTGCTGTATCTCAAGAATGACTGCGGTTTTGCTCCCGGCTCGATGCGCGTCGCTGTTAGTGGCGTGAAGTTCTTTTATCACTTCACCGCGCCGCGCGCGTGGGCCACGCTGTGCAACATTCGCATCCCGCCGCAGAAGACGTTGCCCGACGTGCTGTCGCGGCCGGAGGTGCGGCAGTTGCTCGCCGCCGTGCGGACCCGCCACAACCGGGCCTACTTGTGGACGGTGTACGCTTGCGGCTTGCGGCTCAACGAAGGGCTGCATCTGCAGGTCGCCGATCTCGACAGCCAGCGGATGATGCTGCATGTGCATCGCGGCAAAGGCGCCAAGGATCGCTTTATTCTCCTGCCGCAAGAACTGCTGGCGATGCTGCGCCGTTACTGGCTCGAACATCGTAACCCGCGCTGGTTGTTTCCCGCTTTGGGACGCGGCCGCAACCAAGGCGGCGTCGCCGACAAGCCGATGGCCGAAGCCAGCGTGCAGGGCGCCTGGAAGCGGGTCGTCGATCAGTCAGGGCTGGCCAAGTCGGTGTCGATTCATACGCTGCGGCACAGCTACGCCTCGCACCTGATCGAAGCCGGCGTCGGGCTGCGACGCGTGCAGCAGCTGCTGGGCCATAGTTCGTTGCAGACCACCGCGCGGTACTTGCACGTCACCGAGCCCGGCGGCGAACATACGCGCCAGATCATCGATCAGCTGATGCAGGGCGTCGGCGCCGCCTTGGATGCGGGAGCGTAG
- a CDS encoding IS91 family transposase produces the protein MLTVADVLRRHGPAYLDRHATTMPVEQKRVLRCIMACRTGELGTVHYACRQCGQAHVMGRSCGNRHCPSCQSEKGGVWCERQLARLLPCHYFLLTFTVPQAFREFARRHPREAYAAMFRASSDALKSLAADPKRLGVKTLGFFGALHTWGRDLNYHPHLHYVVPGGGLDAEGQWRQTPTSFFLPCQPLSLLYRGKLRAALAAEGLLDEVDDSVWSESWVVDCQAVGDGAAAVKYLAPYVFRVALSDKRIVACDEQSVTFRYRRSGSQRWRTMRLDADEFVRRFLQHVLPRGLQKVRHYGFLSPRAGQSIESLKWLVAAALGLLFWLAWTETVIAPPTPDFACSECGGLLMRIRFKPPPPPRPIPTSQPP, from the coding sequence ATGCTGACGGTCGCCGATGTTCTTCGTCGGCACGGTCCCGCCTACCTGGACCGCCACGCGACGACGATGCCTGTCGAACAGAAACGCGTGCTGCGCTGCATCATGGCTTGCCGCACCGGCGAGTTGGGGACCGTGCATTACGCCTGCCGCCAGTGCGGGCAGGCGCATGTGATGGGTCGCTCGTGCGGCAACCGCCATTGCCCCAGCTGTCAAAGCGAGAAGGGCGGCGTCTGGTGCGAACGACAGCTCGCCAGGCTGCTGCCGTGCCATTACTTCCTGTTGACGTTCACGGTTCCCCAGGCGTTCCGCGAGTTCGCCCGGCGACATCCGCGCGAAGCGTACGCCGCCATGTTCCGCGCTTCGAGTGACGCCCTCAAGTCACTTGCCGCCGACCCAAAACGGTTAGGCGTCAAGACGCTGGGCTTCTTCGGAGCGTTGCACACCTGGGGCCGCGACTTGAACTATCATCCGCACCTGCATTACGTCGTTCCCGGCGGAGGGCTGGACGCGGAAGGCCAATGGCGGCAGACGCCGACCAGCTTCTTTCTGCCGTGTCAACCTCTGTCACTCCTGTACCGCGGGAAGCTGCGTGCGGCGCTAGCCGCAGAGGGCTTGCTGGACGAGGTCGACGACTCGGTCTGGAGCGAGTCCTGGGTGGTCGACTGCCAGGCGGTCGGCGACGGCGCGGCGGCGGTCAAGTATCTGGCGCCTTACGTGTTTCGCGTCGCCCTGTCCGACAAGCGGATCGTGGCCTGCGACGAACAATCGGTGACGTTCCGCTATCGCCGCAGCGGTTCGCAGCGCTGGCGCACAATGCGGCTGGACGCAGATGAGTTCGTGCGGCGATTCCTGCAGCACGTCCTGCCGCGAGGGCTGCAAAAGGTCCGCCACTATGGGTTCCTCAGTCCTCGCGCGGGGCAATCGATCGAATCGCTGAAGTGGCTGGTGGCGGCCGCCTTGGGCTTGCTGTTCTGGCTGGCCTGGACGGAAACCGTCATCGCGCCGCCGACGCCCGACTTCGCCTGCAGCGAGTGCGGCGGGCTTTTGATGCGTATCCGTTTCAAGCCGCCTCCGCCGCCGAGGCCCATCCCCACTTCACAACCGCCTTAG
- a CDS encoding IS1380 family transposase — protein sequence MQRRIDPQNGSGQSPMIVPEKIVYELADRQQAIAAGGLGALVQTARRLDLRQAINNSITLLKLHRPYDEADHVLNIALNLLAGGGCLEHLEDRRCDEAYLNALGAERIPDPTTAGDFCRRFQEMDILRLMNGFNQVRERVWKEQPDAFFDCAIIEADGTQVQTSAEKKQGIGINYKGEWGYHPLVVTLANTREPLFIVNRSGNRPSHENAAFFFDLAVERCRKAGFRKVVLRGDTDFALTENFDRWSEQNVEFVFGIDAMPKLVGIAKTLAETEWKTLHRRKHKPPSRRATRPRCKEQIVEQNGYLNKQLVSEQIAEFDYQPGKCGRSYRIIALKKEVHQKRGQLRLFDHEKPVYFFYITNATKADKSARQVVLDANARCNQENNIAQLKQCALSAPLDNLLSNWAYMVIASLAWSLKAWAALSIQPAGNGESRAEQTRQKAALLAMDFTTFRDRVLMVPAQIIRSGRQIVYRLLSYRPTLDYLLLIVRNVHRPLRC from the coding sequence ATGCAGCGCAGGATTGATCCCCAGAACGGGTCCGGCCAGTCGCCGATGATCGTTCCCGAGAAAATCGTTTACGAACTGGCCGACCGGCAACAAGCGATCGCCGCCGGCGGTTTGGGCGCCCTGGTGCAGACGGCCCGGCGGCTGGACCTGCGGCAGGCGATCAACAATTCGATCACGCTGCTCAAGTTGCATCGTCCGTACGATGAGGCCGACCATGTGCTCAACATCGCGCTTAACCTGCTGGCCGGCGGCGGTTGTCTGGAGCATCTCGAAGATCGCCGCTGCGACGAGGCGTATCTCAACGCGCTCGGCGCGGAGCGGATTCCCGATCCGACGACTGCTGGCGACTTCTGCCGCCGCTTTCAAGAGATGGATATCCTGCGGCTGATGAACGGCTTCAACCAGGTCCGCGAGCGGGTCTGGAAAGAGCAGCCCGACGCGTTCTTCGACTGCGCCATCATCGAGGCCGACGGCACCCAGGTGCAGACCTCGGCCGAGAAGAAACAGGGCATCGGCATCAACTATAAAGGGGAGTGGGGCTATCATCCGCTGGTCGTTACGCTGGCCAACACGCGTGAGCCGCTGTTCATCGTCAACCGCAGCGGCAATCGTCCCAGCCATGAAAACGCCGCGTTCTTCTTCGACCTGGCGGTTGAGCGCTGCCGCAAAGCGGGCTTCCGCAAGGTGGTCCTGCGGGGCGACACGGACTTCGCCCTGACGGAGAACTTCGATCGCTGGAGCGAGCAGAACGTTGAGTTTGTGTTCGGCATCGACGCCATGCCCAAGCTGGTCGGAATCGCGAAAACCCTCGCAGAAACCGAGTGGAAAACGCTTCACCGCCGCAAACACAAACCGCCCTCAAGGCGCGCCACACGGCCGCGTTGTAAAGAACAAATCGTCGAGCAGAACGGCTACCTCAACAAGCAGCTCGTCTCCGAGCAGATCGCCGAGTTCGACTATCAGCCGGGCAAGTGCGGCCGTTCTTACCGCATCATCGCGCTCAAAAAGGAAGTGCATCAGAAACGCGGCCAGTTGCGGCTGTTCGACCACGAGAAGCCGGTGTACTTCTTCTATATCACCAACGCGACAAAGGCTGACAAGTCGGCCCGGCAGGTGGTGCTGGATGCGAACGCGCGCTGCAATCAGGAGAACAACATCGCGCAGCTCAAGCAATGTGCGTTGTCGGCGCCGCTGGACAACCTGCTGAGCAACTGGGCGTACATGGTGATTGCCTCGCTGGCCTGGAGCTTGAAAGCCTGGGCGGCGCTGAGTATCCAGCCTGCCGGCAACGGCGAATCGAGGGCGGAACAAACGCGCCAGAAGGCCGCACTGCTGGCGATGGACTTCACGACGTTTCGTGATAGGGTGCTGATGGTCCCGGCGCAGATCATTCGCAGCGGCCGGCAGATCGTCTATCGGTTGCTGAGCTATCGTCCGACGCTGGACTACCTGCTGTTGATCGTGCGAAACGTCCATCGCCCGCTCCGCTGTTGA